A genome region from Aurantiacibacter sp. MUD61 includes the following:
- a CDS encoding flavodoxin family protein, which yields MKTLLIVWYSWTGGSRQLAEAARDGAVEAGGVDVRFVKAEDVQSEDLLSADGYVFACPENLAAIAGVMKAFFDRTFYDVLGEIEGRPYAALICAGSDGENAKTQLERIARGWRLKRVADTLIVNVRAQTKEEILEEKSIGEAELAKAGELGATLAAGLEMGVF from the coding sequence GTGAAGACGCTCCTCATCGTCTGGTATAGCTGGACTGGCGGTTCGCGCCAGCTTGCAGAAGCCGCGCGCGATGGGGCTGTGGAGGCAGGCGGCGTCGATGTTCGCTTCGTCAAAGCCGAGGATGTGCAGTCAGAGGACTTGCTATCGGCTGATGGCTACGTTTTCGCCTGCCCGGAAAACCTCGCGGCGATAGCGGGCGTGATGAAAGCGTTCTTTGATCGGACCTTTTACGATGTACTCGGAGAGATCGAAGGTCGGCCTTACGCTGCGCTGATTTGCGCCGGGTCGGATGGTGAAAACGCGAAAACACAGCTGGAGCGGATTGCGAGAGGCTGGCGGCTGAAGCGCGTGGCGGACACCTTGATCGTCAATGTGCGTGCGCAAACGAAGGAAGAGATTCTCGAGGAGAAGTCCATTGGCGAGGCGGAGTTGGCGAAAGCTGGTGAGCTCGGCGCGACGCTGGCTGCGGGACTGGAGATGGGCGTTTTTTGA
- a CDS encoding AbgT family transporter, which produces MSTAATASGQTGFLGWVERAGNRLPDPVLLFVWFIVILIALSVIASMAGWSAAHPGETDPDTGTNRIVTVESLLSEANLRRLFTLVPETFTHFPPLGMVLTVMLGAGVAERSGLFATAMKASVARASRFWLTPSVALACMMANHAADAAFVVMIPLAGIIYHAAGRHPLVGIGVSFASVSGAFSANLFPGQLDALLLGITEAAVQTVFGEYTVNIAGNWYFIAAMTFAYLPVIWFVTDRVIEPRLGRYDQSQAGEAPEEDVDGAVTAEQKRGLRNAGLVALALIALWAFLTIGPIQPLIDPEAPPQGRMTPFYESLLPFFLLVFLLPGYAYGRAAGSIGDHRDLIAMMSEAMKDMAYYLVLTFVAAHFVVMFAWSNMGIVLAVTGADALKASGLPMWAMLVAIVLFGAMLNLLIGSASAKWSVMAPVLVPMLMLVGVSPEMTTAAYRVGDSATNIITPLMVYFPLVLIFCQRWVREFGLGSLTALMMPYFFGIIAAGLAITVTWVVFDLPLGPGVSVFLETLPVAE; this is translated from the coding sequence ATGAGCACAGCAGCGACAGCTTCCGGGCAGACCGGCTTCCTAGGCTGGGTCGAGCGGGCGGGCAACCGTCTGCCCGACCCGGTGCTGCTGTTCGTCTGGTTTATCGTCATCCTGATCGCGCTTTCCGTCATTGCCAGCATGGCGGGATGGAGCGCTGCGCACCCGGGAGAAACCGATCCCGACACCGGGACCAATCGCATCGTAACGGTCGAGAGCCTGCTGTCCGAGGCAAACCTCAGGCGGCTGTTCACGCTGGTGCCCGAGACGTTCACACACTTCCCGCCACTCGGCATGGTTTTGACGGTAATGCTTGGCGCGGGCGTGGCCGAAAGATCGGGCCTGTTCGCCACCGCCATGAAAGCGAGCGTCGCGCGCGCTTCCCGCTTTTGGTTGACGCCTTCGGTCGCCCTCGCCTGCATGATGGCCAACCACGCGGCGGATGCGGCCTTTGTCGTCATGATCCCGCTGGCAGGCATCATCTATCACGCGGCGGGTCGCCATCCGCTGGTGGGGATCGGTGTCAGCTTCGCCAGCGTATCAGGAGCCTTCAGCGCGAACTTGTTCCCCGGCCAACTCGATGCGCTGCTGCTCGGCATCACAGAGGCCGCAGTGCAGACCGTGTTCGGCGAGTACACAGTAAACATTGCGGGCAATTGGTATTTCATCGCCGCGATGACTTTCGCCTATCTGCCGGTGATCTGGTTTGTGACCGACCGGGTGATCGAGCCGCGGCTTGGGCGCTACGACCAGTCGCAGGCGGGAGAAGCTCCGGAAGAGGATGTCGATGGTGCTGTGACGGCTGAGCAGAAGCGCGGCCTTCGCAATGCTGGCCTCGTCGCCCTCGCCCTGATCGCACTGTGGGCATTTTTGACGATCGGCCCCATCCAGCCGCTCATCGATCCCGAAGCGCCGCCGCAGGGCCGCATGACGCCGTTTTACGAGAGCCTGCTGCCCTTCTTCCTGCTGGTGTTCCTGCTGCCCGGATACGCCTATGGCCGCGCAGCGGGCTCGATTGGCGACCACCGCGACCTTATCGCGATGATGAGCGAGGCGATGAAGGACATGGCCTATTACCTCGTGCTCACCTTCGTCGCCGCGCATTTCGTGGTGATGTTCGCTTGGTCCAACATGGGCATCGTGCTCGCGGTGACGGGTGCCGATGCGCTGAAAGCCAGCGGATTGCCGATGTGGGCGATGCTGGTCGCCATCGTGCTGTTTGGCGCAATGCTCAATCTTCTGATCGGCTCTGCCAGTGCCAAGTGGAGCGTCATGGCGCCCGTGCTGGTGCCAATGCTGATGCTGGTCGGCGTATCGCCCGAGATGACCACTGCGGCTTACCGCGTGGGTGACAGCGCGACCAATATCATCACCCCGCTTATGGTGTATTTCCCCTTGGTCCTGATCTTCTGCCAACGCTGGGTCAGGGAGTTCGGCCTCGGCAGCCTGACCGCGCTTATGATGCCGTATTTCTTCGGGATCATCGCTGCGGGTCTTGCAATTACGGTGACCTGGGTCGTGTTCGACCTGCCGCTCGGCCCGGGCGTGAGCGTGTTCCTCGAGACACTGCCGGTGGCGGAGTGA
- a CDS encoding AbgT family transporter, with the protein MTDTTATQTQTGILGWVERTGNKLPDPVFIFFYLIIALVVISIICAAAGVSALHPVTIDEGTGSALVIEATSLLSAENIQRLWVEMPTTFTHFHPLGYVLVVMLGAGVAERSGFFAAGMSAAVRGAPTFLLTPVVALVAMLGNHAADAGYVVLIPLAGILFAAAGRHPLAGIAAAFAGVSGGFSANISPGQLDALLFGITEEAVIASSLDPSFATNIAGNWYFIAAMTFLYLPIIWYVTDKIIEPRLGAWTGGASAGASAAADDTSPDPDEHTGAAAKKGLRWAGFAALAVVALWAVMVFAPGTPLINEAACLTDTGARVDDCSIHTELDPFYRSLVAAFFVLFLATGWAYGKAAGTINNHRDLVAMMAEAMKDMGYYLVLAFAAAHFVAMFGWSNLGLISAVHGADAIQSTGLPLPLVIGLMVLFAALLNLFVGSASAKWALLAPILVPMLMLLGISPEGATAAYRVGDSATNIITPLMVYFPLILVFAQRWQKDFGLGSLTAMMLPYSLWLLVSGVVLIVGWFYLGIPLGPDAPVAYALPDTAGMAPAATQ; encoded by the coding sequence ATGACTGACACCACCGCCACGCAAACGCAGACCGGCATTCTCGGCTGGGTCGAGCGGACGGGCAACAAGCTGCCCGATCCGGTTTTCATCTTTTTCTACCTGATCATCGCGCTGGTGGTGATCTCCATCATTTGCGCAGCTGCGGGCGTCTCCGCCCTGCACCCGGTGACGATCGACGAAGGGACCGGTTCGGCACTGGTGATCGAGGCGACGAGCCTTCTGTCTGCTGAGAATATCCAGCGGCTCTGGGTCGAGATGCCCACGACCTTCACGCACTTCCATCCGCTCGGCTACGTGCTTGTCGTGATGCTGGGCGCCGGGGTTGCCGAACGCTCCGGCTTCTTCGCGGCGGGCATGTCTGCCGCGGTGCGAGGGGCCCCGACCTTCCTTCTCACGCCGGTTGTCGCACTGGTCGCCATGCTGGGCAACCACGCGGCAGACGCTGGTTACGTGGTTCTCATCCCGCTTGCTGGTATCCTTTTCGCTGCAGCCGGTCGCCATCCGCTTGCAGGTATCGCGGCGGCTTTTGCTGGCGTTTCAGGCGGTTTCTCGGCGAATATCTCGCCCGGCCAACTCGACGCGCTGCTGTTCGGCATTACCGAGGAAGCCGTGATCGCCAGTTCGCTCGATCCGTCCTTCGCCACCAATATCGCCGGTAACTGGTATTTCATCGCAGCGATGACGTTCCTGTACCTGCCGATCATCTGGTATGTGACGGACAAAATCATCGAGCCGCGGCTTGGCGCGTGGACGGGCGGTGCATCTGCCGGAGCGAGCGCTGCTGCTGACGACACTAGCCCCGATCCGGACGAACATACCGGTGCGGCGGCGAAGAAGGGCCTTCGCTGGGCGGGCTTTGCGGCGCTGGCTGTCGTGGCCCTGTGGGCCGTAATGGTCTTCGCGCCCGGCACACCGCTCATCAACGAGGCCGCCTGCCTCACCGACACCGGTGCGCGCGTGGACGACTGCTCGATCCATACCGAGCTCGACCCGTTCTACCGTTCGCTGGTTGCGGCCTTCTTCGTCCTCTTTCTTGCGACCGGCTGGGCGTACGGAAAGGCTGCCGGAACGATCAACAACCATCGCGACCTCGTCGCCATGATGGCCGAAGCGATGAAGGACATGGGCTATTACCTCGTGCTCGCCTTCGCCGCCGCGCATTTTGTGGCAATGTTCGGCTGGTCCAACCTTGGCCTGATTTCGGCAGTCCACGGGGCTGACGCGATTCAGTCCACTGGGCTTCCGCTGCCGCTGGTGATCGGACTGATGGTGCTGTTTGCTGCACTGTTGAACCTGTTCGTGGGCTCGGCCTCTGCCAAGTGGGCACTGCTCGCACCGATCCTCGTGCCGATGCTCATGCTGCTCGGCATCAGCCCGGAAGGCGCGACCGCTGCATACCGCGTGGGCGATTCAGCCACCAACATCATCACTCCGCTGATGGTGTATTTCCCGCTGATCCTTGTCTTCGCGCAGCGTTGGCAGAAGGATTTCGGGCTCGGCAGCCTGACCGCCATGATGCTGCCCTACTCGCTATGGCTGTTGGTTTCGGGCGTCGTGCTGATCGTGGGCTGGTTCTACCTCGGTATTCCGCTCGGGCCGGATGCTCCGGTGGCCTACGCTCTGCCTGACACGGCCGGCATGGCACCTGCCGCCACGCAGTAA
- a CDS encoding sugar porter family MFS transporter: MTETHGSANMALISAIVAVATIGGFLFGFDSGVINGTVDGLRIAFNSDEVGTGFNVASMLLGCALGAFVAGRLADVIGRKRTLLIAAVFFIVSAWGSGIAGSSTEFVIARIIGGLAVGAASVLAPAYISEVTPAHLRGRLSSVQQIMIIIGLTAAFLSNYLLAEFAGSSTQQFWMGYEAWRWMFWIELVPATIFLLALLAIPESPRFLVSKERKAEAQNVLERLFGGAFAARKVGDIEQSLASDHQPRLSDLLDRNSGKIRTIVWVGIGLAVFQQLVGINVVFYYGAVLWQAVGFSESDALKINILSGSISIAACLAAIALIDRIGRKPLLLIGSIGMAVTLAIMAFSFMSGSLVDGTLELSDGAGLAALVAANVYVAFFNFSWGPVMWVMLGEMFPNQIRGSGLAVSGFAQWIANFGITMTFPIMLATIGLTGAYGFYALSAAISVFFVWAMVRETRGKELEDMEG, translated from the coding sequence ATGACCGAAACGCATGGTTCGGCGAATATGGCGCTGATCAGCGCCATCGTGGCAGTCGCGACGATTGGCGGCTTCCTTTTTGGATTTGACAGCGGCGTTATCAACGGCACCGTCGATGGACTTCGGATTGCTTTCAATTCCGATGAGGTTGGCACCGGTTTCAACGTCGCTTCGATGCTTCTGGGATGCGCTTTGGGGGCCTTCGTTGCTGGCCGCTTGGCCGACGTGATCGGGCGCAAGCGCACGCTGCTGATCGCGGCAGTGTTCTTCATCGTCAGCGCATGGGGATCGGGTATCGCCGGGTCCTCTACCGAATTCGTGATCGCCCGCATCATCGGCGGCCTTGCCGTTGGTGCAGCGAGTGTGCTCGCCCCCGCCTATATCAGCGAGGTTACTCCGGCCCATCTGCGCGGTCGCCTGTCCAGCGTGCAGCAGATCATGATCATTATCGGCCTGACGGCAGCATTCCTTTCCAACTATTTGCTCGCCGAATTTGCCGGATCATCCACCCAGCAATTCTGGATGGGGTATGAGGCATGGCGCTGGATGTTCTGGATCGAGCTGGTTCCGGCCACCATCTTCCTCTTGGCACTGCTCGCCATTCCGGAGAGCCCGCGTTTCCTTGTCAGCAAGGAGCGCAAGGCTGAAGCGCAAAACGTTCTCGAACGCCTGTTTGGCGGTGCATTTGCCGCCCGTAAGGTCGGCGATATCGAACAGTCGCTGGCCTCCGATCACCAACCGCGCCTGTCCGACCTGCTGGATCGCAACAGCGGCAAGATCCGAACCATCGTGTGGGTCGGAATTGGCCTCGCGGTGTTCCAGCAGCTCGTAGGCATCAATGTGGTGTTCTATTATGGCGCGGTGCTGTGGCAGGCGGTCGGTTTCAGCGAAAGTGACGCGCTGAAAATCAATATTCTGTCCGGCTCCATTTCCATCGCCGCCTGCCTTGCCGCGATCGCCCTGATCGACAGGATCGGCCGCAAGCCTTTGCTGCTGATCGGCTCTATCGGAATGGCAGTGACGCTCGCGATCATGGCGTTTTCCTTCATGAGCGGATCGCTGGTCGATGGCACGCTGGAATTGTCGGATGGCGCAGGTCTTGCCGCGCTGGTCGCCGCCAATGTCTATGTTGCGTTCTTCAATTTCAGCTGGGGCCCGGTGATGTGGGTGATGCTGGGCGAGATGTTCCCCAACCAGATCCGCGGATCGGGACTGGCCGTTAGCGGCTTTGCCCAGTGGATCGCCAATTTCGGGATCACCATGACTTTTCCGATCATGCTCGCCACCATCGGTCTGACGGGTGCCTATGGCTTCTACGCCCTCAGCGCCGCTATCTCGGTGTTCTTCGTGTGGGCCATGGTCCGCGAAACGCGGGGCAAGGAACTGGAGGACATGGAAGGCTGA
- a CDS encoding tryptophan halogenase family protein, which produces MGEARKKVRVVVLGGGTAGWMTAAGLGKLLSRDVSVTLVESEDIGIVGVGEATLPHIRAFVQRLGIPEAEFMRATHATYKLGIDFRDFGRIGESYIHPFGSFGEELAGVGFHHWWLQMRATGKAEDLGSYSLAVQMARANRFRTPDEGAGLTSTFGYAYQFDATLFGPFMREFGKANGVTRVEGRVTEVERDGESGDVTALLLEDGRRLEGDLFVDCSGFRSLLLGGEMAEDWEDWTHWLPCDRAAAMPCEHVPGEPLRPYTTATAMPAGWRWQIPLQHRMGNGYVFSSAHISEDEACETIRSAAEGAPLQEPRVLRFRPGRRKRSWSGNVVGVGLASGFLEPLESTSIYLAQMAITYLIELFPEDGQIDPRDRDEFNRLVDLEYDRIRDFLILHYHATTREDSKFWNHVRTMTVPDSLAGKMELWNRAGRIEKYSDGLFYDASWIAVYLGQGIVPKRHDARAALPDPERVAAAMKTLRGAIENEVSSLPMHANYLQDDASRLAENA; this is translated from the coding sequence ATGGGAGAAGCGCGCAAGAAAGTCCGGGTCGTCGTCCTTGGCGGGGGAACCGCCGGATGGATGACGGCCGCAGGCCTTGGCAAACTGCTGTCCCGCGATGTGTCTGTCACGCTGGTCGAAAGCGAGGATATCGGCATTGTCGGGGTGGGAGAAGCCACGCTGCCGCATATCCGCGCTTTTGTGCAACGGCTTGGCATTCCCGAAGCGGAATTCATGCGCGCCACTCACGCGACGTATAAGCTCGGCATCGATTTCCGGGATTTCGGCCGCATCGGTGAAAGCTACATCCACCCCTTCGGTAGTTTCGGGGAAGAGCTTGCCGGGGTTGGCTTCCACCACTGGTGGTTGCAGATGCGCGCGACCGGTAAAGCAGAGGATCTCGGCAGCTATTCGCTCGCCGTGCAGATGGCACGCGCCAATCGTTTCCGCACACCTGACGAGGGTGCGGGCCTCACTTCCACCTTTGGCTATGCCTACCAGTTCGATGCGACCCTGTTCGGGCCTTTCATGCGCGAGTTCGGCAAGGCGAATGGCGTCACCCGCGTTGAAGGCCGCGTGACCGAAGTGGAACGCGATGGCGAAAGCGGCGATGTCACGGCTCTGTTACTCGAGGACGGGCGTCGGCTGGAGGGAGACCTGTTCGTCGATTGCTCTGGCTTCCGCTCGTTGCTGCTCGGCGGCGAAATGGCCGAGGATTGGGAGGACTGGACCCACTGGCTCCCCTGCGACCGCGCCGCCGCCATGCCATGCGAGCACGTGCCGGGCGAGCCGCTGCGCCCCTACACCACCGCCACTGCCATGCCCGCCGGTTGGCGCTGGCAGATCCCGTTGCAGCACCGCATGGGCAATGGCTACGTCTTCTCCAGCGCGCATATCTCGGAAGACGAGGCATGCGAAACAATCCGCTCCGCCGCCGAGGGCGCGCCGTTGCAGGAACCGCGCGTGCTGCGCTTCCGCCCGGGTCGCCGCAAGCGGTCTTGGAGCGGCAATGTCGTGGGCGTGGGCCTTGCGAGCGGTTTCCTCGAGCCGCTGGAATCGACGTCGATCTATCTCGCGCAAATGGCGATTACCTATCTGATCGAACTGTTTCCCGAAGACGGACAAATCGACCCGCGCGATAGGGATGAATTCAATCGGCTGGTCGATCTGGAATACGATCGCATCCGCGATTTCCTGATCCTCCACTACCACGCCACCACGCGCGAAGATTCGAAATTCTGGAACCATGTGCGCACGATGACCGTGCCTGACAGCTTGGCAGGCAAGATGGAGCTCTGGAACAGGGCAGGGCGGATCGAGAAATACTCCGACGGTCTGTTCTACGATGCCAGCTGGATTGCCGTGTACCTGGGGCAGGGCATCGTGCCGAAACGTCACGACGCGCGCGCCGCGCTGCCAGATCCGGAGCGCGTGGCAGCCGCCATGAAGACCTTGCGCGGCGCAATCGAGAACGAAGTGTCCTCACTTCCTATGCATGCAAACTATTTGCAGGACGACGCGTCCCGACTGGCTGAAAACGCATGA
- a CDS encoding tryptophan 7-halogenase yields the protein MSQAREPMQRIVVVGDGQVGVLAALACRLVLPQCEIAVLACPADRAAFADRAVTALPFTNRLHQRLGITEEDLVRQAGGSHRLITRLLGWGGEGHSGCFSYGAESDAARDADFGQRWGGGSRSDTDGAAPGSLAQILAEEGRFAPPPGGAHTPLQGVEYAMRWNMPAYRDMLIRKAQQAGIAYVQGSIAEVTITEAGEVAGLQLDQGQALEPDLYIDCSGPGAILASQIAGFERNEWSAALPIRALAFDPPGQAMLALEDRAQLMPHGWSMQIAGRDGLQIVHGLTDQNAEAANAIAFSPFALRESWIGNVVAIGDSAALFEPLGNFNLDLAHRQIDLLLELLPGNSTDPLERAEYNRRAALMADRVRDTLGVFYAAPAASDLFGDSQQSVTLSRWIDQFTRRGRLPFAEEAPLLTEELRSLLSALGIKSGPSALARASTGDGTAFTARAEAALRFAPPYGHWVQQVMGGS from the coding sequence ATGAGTCAAGCGCGCGAGCCAATGCAGCGGATTGTCGTCGTGGGCGATGGGCAGGTGGGCGTACTGGCTGCACTGGCATGTCGCCTTGTCCTGCCGCAATGCGAGATCGCCGTCCTCGCCTGCCCGGCCGATCGCGCTGCCTTTGCCGACCGCGCGGTGACTGCCTTGCCTTTCACCAATCGGCTTCACCAGAGGCTTGGGATCACTGAGGAAGACCTCGTCCGCCAAGCCGGTGGCAGCCATCGCCTCATCACGCGCTTGCTCGGCTGGGGTGGCGAGGGGCATTCGGGCTGTTTCAGCTACGGGGCCGAAAGCGATGCGGCGAGGGATGCCGATTTCGGGCAGCGCTGGGGCGGTGGCTCGCGCAGCGATACCGACGGCGCAGCACCCGGTTCACTCGCACAAATCCTTGCCGAAGAAGGGCGCTTTGCCCCGCCGCCGGGCGGTGCGCATACACCTTTGCAGGGCGTGGAATATGCCATGCGGTGGAACATGCCTGCCTATCGAGACATGCTGATCCGTAAAGCGCAGCAGGCTGGCATAGCCTATGTGCAAGGCAGCATTGCCGAGGTGACAATTACCGAGGCCGGAGAAGTAGCCGGCCTGCAACTCGATCAGGGACAGGCGCTGGAGCCGGACTTGTACATCGATTGCTCCGGTCCGGGTGCCATCCTCGCTTCACAAATTGCAGGTTTCGAACGCAATGAATGGTCAGCTGCCTTGCCCATACGCGCGCTGGCTTTCGATCCACCCGGCCAAGCCATGCTGGCGCTGGAAGACCGCGCGCAACTGATGCCGCATGGATGGTCCATGCAGATAGCGGGACGAGACGGGTTGCAGATCGTCCATGGCCTGACTGACCAAAATGCCGAAGCTGCGAATGCGATCGCGTTCAGTCCATTCGCCCTGCGCGAAAGCTGGATCGGCAATGTCGTCGCCATTGGAGATTCTGCCGCCCTTTTCGAGCCGCTGGGGAATTTCAATCTCGATCTCGCTCACCGTCAGATCGACCTGCTGCTGGAGCTGCTCCCGGGCAATTCCACCGATCCGCTCGAGCGTGCCGAATACAATCGCCGCGCGGCGCTGATGGCGGACCGTGTGCGCGATACGCTAGGCGTGTTCTACGCCGCCCCTGCCGCATCAGACCTGTTCGGCGATAGCCAGCAATCGGTCACTCTATCACGCTGGATCGACCAGTTTACGCGCCGCGGAAGATTGCCGTTCGCCGAAGAGGCTCCGTTGCTGACCGAAGAGCTGCGCTCCCTGCTATCCGCGCTGGGGATCAAATCCGGGCCAAGTGCCTTGGCTCGCGCGTCTACGGGCGATGGCACTGCTTTCACTGCCCGCGCAGAAGCGGCGCTGCGTTTCGCTCCGCCATATGGTCACTGGGTCCAGCAGGTAATGGGCGGGAGTTAA
- a CDS encoding tryptophan halogenase family protein translates to MAAAGLSKVLGGLPGLSITLVESDAIGTVGVGEATIPQITAFNDLLEMNEKEFVRETHATYKLGIEFVDWLRPGHSYVHPFGSYGLDMLGVEFHHFWLRAKQLGEVPPLSDYSISAAAAQAGKFMWPQGDGKSPLSRLGYAFQFDAGLYAKYLRKIAERQGVSRIEGRIVNVAQDGESGFVTGVSLESGAVIEGDLFLDCSGFRSLLLGDALDVPFTDWSKWLPCDRAVAMPCTLAGDWLPITRSTARPAGWQWRIPLQHRIGNGHVYSSGFMKEDEAERLLRDNLDGDPLAEANHLRFTAGHRERAWEKNVIAIGLAGGFLEPLESTAIHLVQSAIAKLLTYFPTASFDQPVIDRFNRENAQEYIDIRDFLVLHYWANERDEELWRYCRALELPDSLQAKIDLYRSTGRLLREHNELFTEASWLAVMHGQGLVPEGYHPVADILPEAELAQRMQHIAGVIGQTVQQLPTQAEFLQRNGSAIAAP, encoded by the coding sequence ATGGCCGCCGCCGGTCTTTCCAAAGTGCTCGGTGGCTTGCCCGGCCTCTCGATTACCTTGGTGGAAAGCGATGCGATCGGCACGGTCGGTGTCGGGGAAGCGACCATCCCGCAGATCACGGCTTTCAACGATCTGCTGGAGATGAATGAAAAGGAATTCGTCCGCGAAACCCACGCGACTTACAAACTCGGCATCGAATTTGTCGACTGGTTGCGGCCCGGCCATTCCTATGTCCATCCGTTCGGCAGTTACGGCCTCGATATGCTGGGGGTCGAGTTCCACCATTTCTGGCTGCGTGCGAAGCAGTTGGGAGAGGTGCCACCGCTTTCGGATTACTCGATCTCTGCTGCAGCGGCTCAAGCCGGCAAATTCATGTGGCCGCAGGGCGATGGCAAGTCCCCGCTCTCGCGCCTCGGCTATGCCTTCCAGTTCGATGCGGGACTCTATGCCAAATATTTGCGGAAGATCGCAGAACGGCAGGGCGTGTCGCGCATCGAAGGTCGCATCGTAAATGTTGCGCAAGATGGCGAGAGCGGCTTCGTCACTGGTGTTTCACTGGAATCAGGCGCGGTCATCGAGGGCGACCTGTTCCTGGATTGCTCGGGTTTTCGGTCACTGCTTCTCGGAGATGCGCTGGATGTGCCTTTCACCGATTGGAGCAAATGGCTACCTTGTGACCGCGCCGTCGCCATGCCCTGCACGCTCGCCGGCGATTGGCTGCCCATCACCCGCTCCACCGCCCGGCCTGCGGGGTGGCAATGGCGCATCCCGCTCCAGCACCGCATCGGTAACGGCCATGTCTATTCAAGCGGCTTCATGAAAGAGGATGAAGCGGAACGGCTCCTGCGTGACAATCTTGACGGCGATCCGCTCGCCGAAGCCAACCATTTGCGCTTTACCGCTGGCCACCGCGAGCGCGCGTGGGAGAAGAATGTCATCGCCATCGGGCTGGCCGGTGGCTTCCTCGAGCCGCTGGAAAGCACGGCCATCCACCTTGTGCAATCGGCCATCGCCAAGCTGCTGACCTACTTCCCGACAGCATCCTTCGACCAGCCTGTGATCGATCGCTTCAATCGCGAGAACGCCCAGGAATATATCGACATCCGCGATTTCCTCGTCCTGCATTACTGGGCGAATGAGCGCGACGAAGAGCTCTGGCGTTACTGCCGCGCGCTCGAATTGCCGGACAGCCTGCAAGCGAAGATCGACCTTTATCGATCGACCGGGCGGCTGTTGCGAGAGCATAATGAGCTTTTCACCGAGGCAAGCTGGCTCGCGGTGATGCACGGACAGGGGCTGGTGCCCGAAGGATATCATCCGGTTGCGGACATACTTCCGGAAGCGGAGCTGGCGCAGCGTATGCAGCATATTGCGGGCGTGATCGGCCAGACCGTGCAGCAATTGCCGACGCAGGCTGAATTCTTGCAGCGCAATGGCAGTGCCATCGCCGCGCCTTAA